A stretch of the Sphingobacterium thalpophilum genome encodes the following:
- a CDS encoding RagB/SusD family nutrient uptake outer membrane protein, whose amino-acid sequence MCNTYRKYSKYSLWALLACSLSFTSCKKALDFSPEDKLDSSKMYNTLADADAVVLGIYGQVAGLGERYIVLNELRADLMDVTQNANPYLQQVSNHEVAEDNPYADPSAFYKIIFNCNDALKNFKVMEQQGKLSNTEFNQRYSDLAMLRAWLYLQLGIHFGNVPYIKNTIESVDQIKSLENYPKTTFDNLVDSLINDTKDLPYQEPYAYPTGSTLVFTTDGASTQKVFISKAHVLGELYLWKGNYYEAAKTYKRLLSAEDNNSNIDYLFNFNRIGWSYFNVSFARAQEGSSLVNSLTAGWRSMFALSNTVREWNSEWNWSIPYHNSFAPGNPFIELFSKSGKYALKPSQKVIDLWNSQTNNAGIPWDPRSKLSYEVTANGDPVITKFTDNSGDLLSLLNKGGRWNINRAAGAHLRFAEAANRDGQGRLAYALANWGLISTFYYGAFTKDGGIIPGNFFELESEITYEGFGTNRTTFAESSPYYFDARDNASIVRGVWYRNSGIRGRATMPRWQFPGIEYGPGTVSGYGSMMTAFNVPQADLEDKIIEESALELAFEGERWSDLMRIAKRRNDPAFLADKVYEKLLKANNPKAGAVRSKLMDMNNWYLPFKLK is encoded by the coding sequence GCCCGAAGATAAATTGGACAGTTCAAAAATGTACAACACGCTTGCCGATGCCGATGCGGTAGTGCTCGGAATTTATGGACAAGTAGCCGGATTAGGTGAACGTTATATTGTCCTGAACGAATTAAGGGCCGATCTCATGGACGTCACACAAAACGCAAATCCTTATTTGCAGCAGGTCTCTAACCATGAAGTAGCAGAAGACAATCCTTATGCAGATCCATCCGCTTTTTATAAAATTATCTTCAATTGCAATGATGCTTTGAAAAATTTTAAGGTGATGGAGCAGCAGGGTAAGCTGAGCAATACCGAATTTAATCAGCGTTATTCTGATCTCGCCATGCTGCGAGCATGGTTGTATTTACAATTGGGAATCCACTTTGGAAATGTCCCCTATATCAAAAATACCATTGAAAGTGTCGATCAGATTAAAAGCTTGGAAAATTATCCTAAAACAACTTTCGATAATTTGGTGGATTCTCTGATCAACGATACAAAAGACCTGCCTTATCAGGAGCCTTATGCCTATCCAACAGGTAGCACATTGGTTTTTACCACAGATGGCGCGAGTACACAAAAGGTGTTCATCAGCAAGGCTCATGTCCTCGGCGAACTCTATCTTTGGAAAGGAAACTATTATGAAGCGGCAAAGACTTATAAAAGATTGCTGTCTGCTGAAGACAATAACAGTAATATTGATTACCTGTTCAACTTCAACCGTATTGGCTGGAGCTACTTTAATGTAAGTTTTGCGAGAGCTCAGGAGGGGTCATCTTTGGTCAATTCCTTAACTGCGGGGTGGCGAAGTATGTTTGCGCTATCGAATACGGTACGGGAATGGAATTCCGAATGGAACTGGTCTATTCCATATCATAACTCTTTTGCCCCTGGAAATCCTTTTATAGAGCTATTTTCCAAGTCAGGAAAATATGCACTTAAGCCCTCCCAAAAGGTGATTGATTTATGGAATTCACAGACCAATAATGCGGGTATTCCCTGGGATCCCCGGAGTAAGCTATCTTATGAAGTTACGGCAAATGGTGATCCTGTGATTACAAAATTTACGGATAATTCAGGGGATTTATTGAGCTTGTTAAATAAAGGCGGTCGCTGGAATATCAATCGAGCAGCAGGTGCGCACCTTCGCTTTGCAGAAGCTGCTAATCGGGATGGTCAGGGCCGTCTGGCCTATGCATTGGCAAACTGGGGACTAATCAGTACCTTTTATTATGGAGCGTTTACGAAAGACGGTGGTATTATACCTGGCAATTTTTTCGAATTGGAATCGGAGATAACTTATGAAGGATTTGGGACGAATCGAACTACTTTTGCTGAATCCTCGCCCTATTATTTTGACGCGCGAGACAATGCCAGTATTGTACGTGGGGTTTGGTACCGGAATTCGGGAATCCGTGGACGGGCTACCATGCCGCGTTGGCAATTCCCGGGTATTGAATATGGCCCGGGTACAGTAAGTGGTTACGGAAGCATGATGACCGCTTTTAATGTGCCGCAAGCCGATCTGGAAGATAAAATCATTGAGGAGTCTGCTCTTGAGCTTGCTTTCGAAGGCGAACGTTGGTCCGATCTGATGCGTATAGCAAAGCGTCGTAACGATCCGGCCTTCTTGGCCGATAAAGTTTATGAGAAATTGTTGAAAGCAAATAACCCGAAAGCAGGTGCAGTGCGCAGCAAGTTGATGGATATGAACAATTGGTATCTACCATTTAAATTAAAGTAA
- a CDS encoding alpha-L-arabinofuranosidase C-terminal domain-containing protein — protein MERHIFKLRAYILFLVRAVCFFGLIWVFDVNARPVRTATADPDSAQLFAYAKEKNAGREGLLYAWSLDGKQWNSIGTALAFVKSDYGRWGEEKRMINPVIIPKKEGGWAAIWQLSPSSEGPYAYTHTSDFYTWGRQEYFVKLNNMDHSIVSEVKNSLSAQHQVMLNGETVKGTKLKVSWTVIKELIKHYDLAVLKQKQWYERSVDDDARFPGLQPLNVRLTPRTALSKPISDMLVGVFFEDINYAADGGLYAELIQNRDFEYKLSDKQGHDKNWNQKTAWSVDGAEQFHIDSIRPIHSNNKYYASLSGSGILRNIGYDGIALHKQERYDLSFFGRVPAGKKARLNIRISTKEGKVLDETSLTVADKDWKKYQFVLTPSSACKDAVLEFAFTDVQQLDLDLISLFPQNTFKGRKNGMRKDLAEAIAALNPRFVRFPGGCLAHGDGIENIYHWSRTVGPLESRVPQRNMWGYHQTVGLGYYEYFQFCEDIGAYAVPVVAAGVPCQNSGSHGHPLGGQQCGIPMEDMDDYVQEVLNLIEWANGDKNSTWGKVRAAAGHPEPFHLKYIGVGNEDLISDVFEERFTMIYNAIREKYPEIQVIGTAGPFFQGTDYVEGWKIADKLRIPIMDEHYYQTPGWFIHNQDFYDKYDRSKSQVYLGEYAAHIDGRASTLEVALAEAAYLTALERNGDIVKMASYAPLLAKDGYTQWRPDLIYFTNTDVRLTPSYYVQQLFGNNSGTEYIPVEASYSNAASDVRKRVAFSIVKDLQDQSFIIKLVNILPVAVNMQLELDQLNVKGDTALVSQLTGKLESKTAKPEEKIVTVDKLKNQQLPPYSLTIIRIQPGAK, from the coding sequence ATGGAAAGACATATTTTCAAATTAAGGGCCTACATTCTTTTTCTGGTAAGAGCAGTTTGCTTTTTCGGTCTTATTTGGGTTTTCGACGTCAATGCCCGTCCGGTTCGGACGGCTACTGCTGATCCTGATTCCGCCCAATTATTTGCTTATGCTAAAGAAAAAAATGCCGGCCGCGAAGGGTTGCTATATGCATGGAGTTTGGACGGTAAACAATGGAACTCCATTGGAACAGCGCTTGCTTTCGTAAAATCAGATTATGGTCGTTGGGGGGAGGAAAAACGGATGATAAATCCGGTAATAATCCCCAAGAAAGAAGGCGGGTGGGCCGCTATATGGCAGCTGAGTCCATCCAGCGAAGGGCCGTATGCTTATACACACACGAGTGATTTTTATACCTGGGGCAGGCAAGAATATTTTGTAAAGCTTAACAATATGGATCATTCCATAGTCTCTGAAGTAAAAAACAGTTTATCTGCTCAGCACCAGGTCATGCTCAACGGCGAGACTGTGAAGGGAACAAAGCTGAAAGTTTCCTGGACCGTTATTAAAGAACTGATCAAACACTATGATCTTGCCGTGCTGAAACAAAAGCAATGGTACGAAAGAAGTGTTGACGATGATGCCCGCTTTCCAGGCCTACAGCCATTGAATGTTAGGCTGACACCACGGACAGCCCTCAGCAAACCGATCAGTGATATGTTGGTAGGTGTGTTTTTTGAAGATATCAACTATGCTGCGGATGGAGGCCTCTATGCGGAGCTGATTCAAAATAGAGATTTTGAATATAAATTGAGTGATAAGCAGGGGCATGACAAAAATTGGAACCAGAAAACAGCCTGGTCCGTGGATGGTGCTGAGCAATTTCATATTGATAGTATACGTCCCATTCATTCCAATAATAAATATTATGCGAGCTTAAGTGGTTCAGGGATATTAAGAAATATAGGGTATGATGGAATTGCTTTGCATAAGCAGGAACGCTATGACCTCTCGTTTTTTGGAAGAGTTCCGGCAGGTAAAAAAGCTCGGCTAAACATCCGAATCAGTACGAAAGAAGGAAAAGTACTGGATGAAACATCGTTAACCGTTGCTGATAAAGACTGGAAGAAATACCAATTCGTGCTGACCCCCAGTTCGGCCTGTAAAGACGCTGTATTGGAGTTTGCATTTACAGATGTGCAGCAACTGGATCTCGACCTGATCTCGTTGTTTCCGCAAAATACGTTTAAGGGACGCAAAAACGGAATGCGAAAGGATCTGGCGGAGGCGATTGCGGCATTAAATCCACGCTTTGTACGTTTTCCGGGAGGTTGTCTGGCGCATGGAGATGGCATTGAAAACATTTACCATTGGTCCAGGACAGTAGGGCCATTGGAAAGCCGCGTGCCACAGCGGAATATGTGGGGATATCATCAGACCGTAGGTTTGGGATATTATGAATATTTTCAGTTTTGTGAAGATATTGGGGCTTATGCCGTTCCGGTCGTAGCAGCGGGTGTGCCTTGTCAAAATTCGGGCTCACATGGCCATCCACTAGGAGGACAACAATGCGGTATCCCCATGGAAGATATGGATGACTATGTCCAGGAAGTACTGAACCTGATCGAGTGGGCCAACGGGGATAAAAATAGTACCTGGGGAAAAGTTCGGGCTGCTGCAGGCCATCCGGAACCGTTTCATCTAAAATATATTGGCGTAGGGAACGAAGATCTGATATCAGACGTATTTGAGGAACGTTTTACGATGATTTATAATGCTATCCGCGAGAAATATCCTGAAATACAGGTCATCGGAACAGCTGGCCCATTTTTCCAGGGCACTGATTATGTGGAAGGCTGGAAAATTGCGGATAAATTACGTATCCCTATTATGGATGAACATTACTATCAGACACCGGGCTGGTTTATTCATAACCAGGATTTCTACGATAAATACGATCGAAGTAAATCGCAGGTGTATTTAGGAGAATATGCGGCGCATATTGATGGGCGGGCGAGTACCTTGGAAGTTGCATTGGCGGAAGCGGCCTATCTCACGGCATTGGAAAGAAATGGCGATATCGTTAAGATGGCGTCTTACGCGCCACTGTTAGCCAAAGACGGTTATACACAATGGCGACCTGACCTTATTTATTTTACCAATACTGATGTGAGATTAACACCATCCTACTATGTACAACAATTATTTGGCAATAATAGCGGCACTGAGTACATTCCTGTCGAAGCAAGTTATTCCAATGCAGCTTCGGATGTCCGTAAACGTGTAGCATTTTCTATCGTCAAAGACCTGCAAGATCAATCGTTTATCATAAAATTGGTCAATATTTTGCCTGTTGCGGTCAATATGCAATTGGAACTGGATCAGCTCAATGTGAAGGGTGATACGGCCCTTGTTTCTCAGTTGACAGGAAAATTAGAAAGTAAAACAGCAAAACCCGAAGAAAAGATCGTGACCGTTGACAAGCTCAAAAACCAGCAATTGCCGCCTTATTCATTAACCATCATCCGAATCCAGCCGGGTGCGAAATAG
- a CDS encoding glycosyl hydrolase 115 family protein, with protein MIYPALQKKSILVFINLCLAIVPLFAHSGFNLIKNNQAANVYYGGSSPVVETALEILDADAKQVGQCAFKRIDSADAGAIIIGELNDPIISKLIKDHHLSLADINAKWEAFYLKVIQMEKIPTLLVVGSDARGTAYGVMEISRKLGVSPWSWWADVVPRKQSTVSLAADFEDRQSPKVQFRGIFLNDEDWGLTPWSSQTYEPEARLDAGIDPTKTTKMATIGPKTYARIFELLLRLRANSIWPAMHEVTVPFYFVQGNREMAEKYGIYIGSSHCEPLARNSATEWDIVGKGPYNYLTNKKEIIDYWSNRLKTLGQSHNIFTLGMRGKHDGAMEGVKTIAAYKDAFNQVLQDQTDLLKKYVNSDPAQIPQVVIPYKEVLDVYRAGIAVPDYATLMWCDDNYGYVTHFPDQKERKRAGGNGLYYHISYWGRPHDYLWLSTMSPALIYQQLSTAYQHDVRKMWIVNVGDIKPAEYQIELLMDMAWNIDQVQKMGINQHMNQFLQREFGHRLAKKIGPIMQEHYRLAHIRKPEFMGNTRTEEKDPAYKLVKDLPWSEQQIQKRLVQYKHIQDAATSIWESVPLDRKDAYFELVLYPVVAAAKMNEKHLYAQLARHGKAEWQKSHDAYDKIVTLTAQYNLLNKGKWKGMMDYKPRNLAVFDKIVEEKAVVPMVNDDQPVKRITGKDLTGSIPYEGLGYQGQAAAIPLGVEASYRLKGLKGDSVTIVVHLLPAHPVSSDDLRFEVSLGQQHSPAISYKTVGRSEEWKENVLRNQAIRTIKFKVTSVQQEILRIKALDEGVVVDEVTVYLD; from the coding sequence ATGATATATCCAGCTTTGCAGAAGAAGTCTATTTTAGTTTTTATAAATCTCTGTTTGGCCATTGTACCCTTGTTTGCCCATTCAGGATTCAATCTGATCAAAAATAATCAGGCTGCGAATGTCTATTATGGAGGTAGTAGCCCTGTGGTTGAAACTGCATTGGAAATTTTGGATGCTGATGCAAAGCAGGTTGGCCAATGTGCTTTTAAACGAATAGACAGTGCAGATGCTGGTGCAATTATAATTGGGGAATTAAATGATCCCATTATTAGCAAATTGATAAAAGATCATCACCTTTCTCTTGCTGATATAAACGCTAAATGGGAAGCTTTTTATTTGAAAGTGATTCAAATGGAAAAAATACCAACACTTTTAGTGGTAGGATCTGATGCTAGAGGAACGGCATATGGAGTGATGGAAATTTCCAGAAAATTAGGTGTTTCTCCATGGAGTTGGTGGGCAGATGTTGTTCCGCGTAAACAATCAACCGTATCTCTGGCTGCTGATTTCGAAGATAGGCAATCTCCGAAAGTGCAATTCCGAGGGATTTTTTTAAATGATGAGGACTGGGGATTGACACCTTGGAGTAGCCAAACCTATGAACCCGAAGCGAGGTTGGATGCAGGAATTGATCCGACGAAAACAACAAAAATGGCTACGATCGGGCCGAAGACGTATGCCCGTATTTTTGAATTATTGTTACGCCTTCGGGCCAATTCGATCTGGCCAGCCATGCATGAGGTAACTGTCCCTTTCTATTTTGTTCAAGGAAATCGGGAAATGGCCGAAAAATATGGAATATATATCGGCTCATCTCATTGTGAACCCCTTGCTCGAAATAGTGCGACGGAATGGGATATCGTAGGCAAGGGGCCATATAATTACTTAACAAATAAAAAGGAAATTATTGACTATTGGTCCAATCGACTGAAAACACTTGGGCAATCCCATAACATCTTTACACTTGGTATGCGGGGGAAACATGATGGAGCAATGGAAGGTGTCAAAACAATAGCAGCTTATAAAGATGCGTTCAATCAGGTCCTTCAGGATCAGACGGATCTATTAAAAAAATATGTCAATTCGGATCCGGCGCAGATTCCCCAAGTCGTGATACCCTATAAAGAAGTTTTGGATGTCTATCGTGCCGGTATAGCGGTTCCAGATTATGCCACATTGATGTGGTGCGACGATAATTATGGCTATGTCACCCACTTTCCAGATCAGAAAGAAAGAAAAAGAGCTGGTGGTAATGGACTTTATTATCATATTTCCTATTGGGGTAGGCCCCATGATTATCTCTGGTTGTCGACCATGAGTCCGGCGCTGATCTATCAGCAGTTGAGCACAGCGTACCAGCACGATGTGCGGAAAATGTGGATTGTCAATGTAGGGGATATTAAGCCTGCCGAATACCAGATTGAACTCCTGATGGACATGGCTTGGAATATAGATCAAGTACAAAAAATGGGCATCAACCAGCATATGAATCAATTTTTGCAACGGGAATTTGGTCACCGTTTAGCAAAAAAAATAGGACCAATTATGCAGGAGCATTATCGATTGGCCCATATTCGAAAGCCGGAGTTTATGGGAAATACGCGTACCGAAGAAAAAGATCCAGCCTATAAACTTGTGAAAGACCTACCTTGGTCCGAGCAGCAGATTCAGAAGCGATTGGTACAATATAAACATATCCAAGATGCGGCCACATCAATTTGGGAATCAGTTCCGTTAGATCGAAAGGATGCCTATTTTGAATTAGTCCTGTATCCGGTTGTGGCAGCGGCAAAGATGAATGAGAAACACCTCTATGCACAGTTGGCACGACATGGCAAAGCTGAGTGGCAAAAAAGCCATGATGCGTATGATAAAATCGTTACCTTAACTGCGCAATACAATTTGTTGAACAAAGGAAAGTGGAAGGGTATGATGGACTATAAACCAAGAAACCTTGCTGTTTTCGATAAGATTGTAGAAGAAAAAGCTGTTGTTCCGATGGTCAATGATGATCAGCCTGTCAAGCGGATTACTGGTAAAGATTTAACAGGTTCAATACCATATGAAGGCTTAGGCTATCAAGGGCAGGCCGCAGCTATCCCGTTGGGCGTAGAAGCTAGTTATAGGCTCAAGGGATTAAAGGGCGATTCTGTTACCATTGTCGTCCACTTGCTGCCTGCACACCCGGTCTCTTCAGATGATTTACGTTTTGAAGTTTCCTTAGGGCAACAGCATTCGCCTGCTATTTCCTATAAAACAGTCGGACGAAGTGAAGAATGGAAAGAGAATGTCTTGCGAAATCAAGCTATTCGAACAATCAAATTTAAGGTCACTTCTGTGCAACAGGAAATATTGCGCATCAAAGCACTTGATGAGGGGGTAGTGGTTGATGAAGTAACCGTATATTTGGATTAA
- a CDS encoding glycoside hydrolase family 43 protein has protein sequence MKKQFLVTLFVILTCLVKAQSPVYLFSYFIGNGADGLHLAYSLDGLKWEPLNQGKSLLTPTVGKDKLMRDPSICQGPDGTFHLVWTTGWWDKIIGYSSSKDLMEWTEQKAIPVMVDEPDAKNAWAPELFYDKATKEYYILWATTIPGRHTEVQTSDSEKGLNHRMYSVTTKDFKRFSKTKLFFDPEFSVIDAAIIQQSNQEYMMVLKNENSNPPEKNIRITKTKRLSQGFPTTVSKPITGDYWAEGPAPLQVGEYIYVYFDKYRDHKYGAVRSKDGIHWEDVSDLVTFPKGARHGTAFTVNQTVLSNLLKAN, from the coding sequence ATGAAAAAACAATTTCTAGTCACACTCTTCGTTATTTTAACTTGCCTCGTAAAGGCACAATCTCCCGTGTATCTTTTCTCCTATTTTATAGGTAATGGTGCTGATGGATTGCATTTAGCTTATAGTTTGGATGGTTTGAAATGGGAACCATTGAATCAGGGAAAGTCGCTCTTAACACCAACGGTAGGAAAAGATAAACTGATGCGTGACCCCAGTATTTGTCAGGGCCCTGATGGTACCTTTCACTTGGTGTGGACAACGGGTTGGTGGGACAAAATTATCGGATATTCCTCTTCCAAAGATCTGATGGAATGGACCGAACAAAAAGCAATACCGGTCATGGTGGATGAACCTGATGCAAAAAATGCATGGGCTCCGGAGCTTTTTTACGACAAAGCAACGAAGGAATATTATATCCTTTGGGCCACAACGATCCCTGGCCGACATACAGAGGTACAGACCAGTGATAGTGAGAAAGGCTTAAACCACCGGATGTATAGCGTGACGACAAAGGATTTTAAACGTTTCTCAAAAACCAAGTTATTTTTTGATCCCGAATTTAGTGTCATTGATGCGGCTATTATACAGCAATCCAATCAGGAATATATGATGGTGTTGAAAAATGAGAATTCTAATCCGCCTGAGAAAAATATTCGAATCACCAAAACAAAGCGTTTATCGCAGGGATTCCCGACTACTGTCTCGAAGCCGATTACAGGTGATTATTGGGCGGAAGGTCCCGCACCATTGCAAGTTGGAGAATATATATACGTTTATTTTGATAAATACCGCGATCACAAATATGGCGCCGTACGAAGCAAAGACGGCATCCACTGGGAAGATGTCTCCGATCTGGTGACTTTTCCGAAAGGTGCCCGTCATGGAACGGCTTTTACGGTCAATCAAACCGTTCTATCAAATTTATTAAAAGCAAATTGA
- a CDS encoding sialate O-acetylesterase, translated as MKRILLSFFGAAIALSAQAKITLPRVFGSNMVLQQGKPVVIWGHADPQEKIEIKLKGLTRKTVADHKGAWSATFTAQKASFDPFTIEVKGDNTILLENVVVGEVWLCSGQSNMEYTMQLHKGYKKPAVGVDHAEEELRQPKNPKIRLFLVAKRKGQQEDVETKGWEMADPNSLAPFSAPGYFFGKTLQQQLNVPVGLISSSWGGSRIEPWTPLEVYQNSSTFRRETQNGETKIENAVAGEMYEAMIRPLAPFAMKGFIWYQGESNLMIEDARYYAKQKLLIDTWRKRWKDKNMPFYYVQIAPYYYSKRNDKIKHKAEALPWFWEIQAKCMNIKNSGMAVVTDLVDDLSDIHPSYKWEVGRRLALWPLALDYGQKDIVFSGPQYKSKKIVNNRIVLNFNYVGGGLQCKGDQLSWFEIAGSDGKFVPAEAKIEGDHVIVSSASVRYPKQVRFAWHETARPNFFNKDGLPALPFRTE; from the coding sequence ATGAAAAGAATTCTTTTATCCTTTTTTGGGGCAGCTATTGCGCTGAGTGCGCAGGCTAAGATCACATTACCTCGCGTTTTTGGTTCGAATATGGTGCTTCAGCAAGGTAAGCCAGTGGTTATTTGGGGACATGCGGATCCTCAGGAGAAGATTGAAATCAAATTGAAGGGTTTGACAAGAAAGACGGTGGCTGATCACAAAGGAGCATGGAGCGCTACCTTTACAGCTCAAAAAGCCAGTTTCGATCCCTTTACTATTGAAGTAAAGGGCGATAATACAATCTTGTTGGAGAATGTTGTTGTTGGTGAAGTCTGGTTGTGTTCTGGGCAGTCCAATATGGAGTATACGATGCAGTTACATAAAGGTTACAAGAAGCCTGCTGTAGGCGTTGATCACGCGGAGGAAGAATTGCGACAACCTAAAAATCCAAAAATTCGCTTATTCCTTGTCGCCAAAAGGAAAGGCCAACAGGAAGATGTGGAGACTAAGGGATGGGAAATGGCCGATCCGAATTCACTCGCGCCATTTTCGGCTCCCGGTTATTTCTTTGGAAAGACCCTGCAACAGCAGTTGAATGTTCCCGTTGGATTGATTAGTTCGTCATGGGGAGGCAGTAGGATAGAGCCATGGACACCATTGGAAGTCTATCAAAACTCCAGCACCTTTCGGCGGGAAACGCAAAATGGTGAAACGAAAATTGAAAACGCTGTCGCTGGTGAAATGTACGAAGCGATGATCCGTCCATTGGCACCTTTTGCGATGAAAGGCTTTATCTGGTATCAAGGCGAAAGCAATCTGATGATTGAGGATGCACGTTATTATGCAAAACAGAAATTACTGATCGATACCTGGCGAAAGCGCTGGAAGGACAAAAATATGCCATTTTATTATGTTCAGATTGCCCCTTATTACTATAGTAAAAGAAACGATAAAATAAAACATAAGGCCGAGGCATTGCCTTGGTTTTGGGAGATCCAGGCAAAATGCATGAACATTAAAAATTCGGGAATGGCTGTAGTCACTGATTTGGTCGATGATCTTTCGGATATACACCCGTCCTACAAATGGGAAGTAGGAAGACGTTTGGCATTATGGCCCCTGGCATTAGATTATGGTCAAAAAGATATTGTTTTTTCCGGACCGCAATATAAAAGCAAAAAGATAGTCAATAATCGCATAGTACTGAATTTTAACTATGTGGGCGGCGGATTGCAATGCAAAGGAGATCAACTGTCCTGGTTTGAGATTGCTGGTTCAGATGGCAAATTTGTGCCTGCCGAAGCAAAGATCGAGGGCGATCATGTCATTGTATCCTCAGCATCAGTAAGGTACCCAAAACAGGTTCGTTTTGCTTGGCATGAAACAGCGCGTCCCAATTTTTTCAATAAGGACGGATTACCGGCATTGCCTTTTAGAACGGAATAG